The Henckelia pumila isolate YLH828 unplaced genomic scaffold, ASM3356847v2 CTG_461:::fragment_3, whole genome shotgun sequence genome window below encodes:
- the LOC140872083 gene encoding BIIDXI-like protein At5g11420, translating into MVHVFHSLLFSFMFITLSNAADVLQNPDFEIPPSNITENSTSQFLLLHQDQNPIPGWSFNGTVWYVTPAANLSLPGNGHAIQLGENGQINQTFKGVDDYYSDYILTFTLAAPNEGCLQNSTAVNVSVLDQRGDYRSQVFSLGRNLSRSLSVNFGFYLGYPTGEDSIHLEIKSVAPNSEQNVSCWPIIDNLLVRRNGPPIWYNGNIIPNGDFEVGPPINKNSSEGILLQEYEDPNSDNTHILQRWSIFGTVKYIDSKHFKVPQGKAAIELISGSPSGIRADFPLGVKQNYNLLFTIGDANDSCVGDLLVFLQVGNDVRNFTLQSNGLGSVSNYSVSFVSSELPGDTAIVFYREDETWATDGVLCGPVLDNIALYSSSSNSGKMELWYRRVIFSLVVGFMIIL; encoded by the exons ATGGTGCATGtattccactccctcctattctCCTTCATGTTCATTACATTATCAAATGCGGCAG ATGTGTTACAAAACCCGGATTTCGAAATCCCTCCGTCCAATATAACAGAGAATTCAACTTCCCAGTTCTTGCTCCTTCACCAAGATCAAAACCCAATCCCAGGATGGTCCTTCAATGGAACAGTTTGGTATGTAACTCCTGCTGCCAATTTATCGCTTCCCGGAAACGGCCACGCGATTCAGCTAGGTGAAAATGGTCAGATCAACCAAACATTCAAAGGGGTCGATGACTATTACTCGGATTATATCCTCACTTTCACTCTCGCCGCTCCAAACGAGGGGTGTCTTCAAAATTCTACTGCTGTAAATGTTTCTGTTCTTGATCAAAGGGGCGATTATAGATCGCAAGTCTTCTCTTTGGGGAGGAATTTGAGCAGGAGTTTGAGCGTGAACTTTGGTTTCTATTTGGGGTATCCGACCGGAGAAGATTCCATACATCTTGAGATCAAAAGCGTTGCGCCCAATTCGGAGCAAAATGTTTCTTGTTGGCCTATTATCGATAACCTTCTTGTGCGGAGAAATGGACCGCCTATATGGTACAACG GTAACATTATACCAAATGGGGATTTTGAGGTTGGGCCACCAATCAACAAGAACTCGTCGGAGGGGATTCTTCTGCAAGAATATGAAGATCCAAACTCAGACAATACGCATATACTCCAACGATGGAGTATTTTCGGAACCGTGAAATACATTGATTCCAAGCACTTCAAAGTACCCCAAGGCAAAGCTGCAATTGAGCTAATTTCTGGTTCCCCATCTGGTATCCGAGCAGATTTCCCCCTTGGAGTGAAGCAAAATTACAATTTGCTCTTCACTATAGGGGATGCAAATGATTCGTGTGTGGGGGATTTATTAGTATTCTTACAGGTGGGGAATGATGTAAGGAACTTCACATTGCAAAGTAATGGTTTGGGATCGGTTTCCAACTATTCCGTGAGCTTTGTTTCATCGGAGTTGCCGGGGGATACCGCCATAGTTTTCTATAGAGAGGATGAGACGTGGGCGACCGATGGTGTTCTGTGTGGTCCTGTTCTAGATAACATAGCTCTATATAGTTCGAGTTCGAACAGCGGGAAAATGGAACTTTGGTATCGTCGTGTGATTTTTAGTTTGGTGGTTGGTTTCATGATTATCTTGTGA
- the LOC140871420 gene encoding uncharacterized protein isoform X1: protein MQTRKKVAGRNSRELPSPRVSRLQKKLVEDVQVQAKKVTELITSSARKKKVVGTLSKAAEEPVGGTNLDTKFKVMEFDDSDVCLSYDGFDRSCMANQGFNDEATDCVMDTIFSPSFHVARNVGGEVSRGADFCSLFQHGIQDMEECGIKNTQIDCPGGAGLSPEVSAIYLSMKNSNLECVDENNQDHMSVVVSRDNEDGEEYDDFDPYFFIKNLPDLSSVVPTFRPMLLPKQTRSCPSTSLVLDLDETLVHSTLEPCDDADFTFSVNFNLKEHTVYVRCRPHLREFLDRVSGLFEIVIFTASQSIYAEQLLNVLDPKRKIFRHRVYRDSCVFIDGNYLKDLSVLGRDLAQVIIIDNSPQAFGFQVENGIPIESWFDDRSDSELLLLLPFLESLIGVEDVRPLIAKKYNLQEKIAAAVCPSDYNIGDPFER from the exons ATGCAGACCAGGAAAAAAGTAGCTGGAAGAAATTCTCGAGAGCTACCCAGTCCTAGGGTTTCAAGACTACAAAAAAAACTGGTGGAAGATGTTCAAGTTCAAGCAAAGAAAGTTACCGAGCTAATCACGTCTTCTGCTAGGAAGAAAAAAGTTG TTGGTACGCTTTCTAAAGCTGCCGAGGAGCCAGTCGGTGGAACAAATTTGGACACCAAATTCAAAGTCATGGAGTTTGATGATTCAGATGTATGTTTGAGCTATGATGGATTTGACCGTTCTTGTATGGCTAATCAG ggCTTTAACGATGAGGCTACTGACTGTGTCATGGACACTATATTCTCTCCATCCTTTCATGTTGCAAGAAATGTTGGAGGGGAAGTTTCAAGAGGAG CAGACTTCTGCTCGTTGTTTCAGCATGGGATCCAAGACATGGAGGAATGTGGAATTAAGAACACACAGATAGATTGCCCTG GCGGTGCCGGTCTGTCACCTGAAGTTTCGGCCATATATCTTTCCATGAAAAATTCCAACCTAGAATGTGTAGATGAGAATAATCAAGATCATATGTCGGTGGTTGTCTCACGAGATAATGAGGACGGTGAAGAATATGATGATTTCGACCCGTACTttttcatcaagaatctaccAGACTTGTCTTCGGTGGTCCCAACATTTAGGCCTATGCTACTTCCTAAACAGACAAGAAGCTGCCCATCAACCTCTCTTGTTCTGGACTTGGATG AGACATTGGTGCATTCTACACTGGAGCCATGTGATGATGCTGATTTCACATTCTCCGTTAATTTCAACTTAAAGGAGCACACAGTGTATGTGCGATGCCGTCCTCATCTCAGGGAATTTCTGGATAGAGTATCCGGACTTTTTGAGATTGTCATCTTTACTGCCAGTCAAAGCATTTATGCCGAGCAACTTCTTAATGTCCTGGATCCAAAGAGGAAAATCTTTCGACATCGTGTGTATCGTGACTCTTGTGTTTTTATTGATGGAAATTACCTCAAAGATCTATCTGTTCTTGGCCGTGACTTGGCACAAGTCATTATAATTGACAATTCTCCTCAG GCTTTTGGTTTCCAAGTGGAGAATGGAATACCGATCGAAAGCTGGTTTGACGACCGATCTGACTCTGAATTGCTATTGCTCCTACCCTTTTTGGAAAGCTTAATCGGAGTTGAAGATGTAAGGCCCCTGATCGCTAAGAAATATAATCTCCAAGAGAAAATAGCCGCAGCAGTTTGCCCTTCGGATTACAACATAGGCGACCCATTTGAAAGATGA
- the LOC140871420 gene encoding uncharacterized protein isoform X2, which translates to MQTRKKVAGRNSRELPSPRVSRLQKKLVEDVQVQAKKVTELITSSARKKKVVGTLSKAAEEPVGGTNLDTKFKVMEFDDSDVCLSYDGFDRSCMANQGFNDEATDCVMDTIFSPSFHVARNVGGEVSRGDFCSLFQHGIQDMEECGIKNTQIDCPGGAGLSPEVSAIYLSMKNSNLECVDENNQDHMSVVVSRDNEDGEEYDDFDPYFFIKNLPDLSSVVPTFRPMLLPKQTRSCPSTSLVLDLDETLVHSTLEPCDDADFTFSVNFNLKEHTVYVRCRPHLREFLDRVSGLFEIVIFTASQSIYAEQLLNVLDPKRKIFRHRVYRDSCVFIDGNYLKDLSVLGRDLAQVIIIDNSPQAFGFQVENGIPIESWFDDRSDSELLLLLPFLESLIGVEDVRPLIAKKYNLQEKIAAAVCPSDYNIGDPFER; encoded by the exons ATGCAGACCAGGAAAAAAGTAGCTGGAAGAAATTCTCGAGAGCTACCCAGTCCTAGGGTTTCAAGACTACAAAAAAAACTGGTGGAAGATGTTCAAGTTCAAGCAAAGAAAGTTACCGAGCTAATCACGTCTTCTGCTAGGAAGAAAAAAGTTG TTGGTACGCTTTCTAAAGCTGCCGAGGAGCCAGTCGGTGGAACAAATTTGGACACCAAATTCAAAGTCATGGAGTTTGATGATTCAGATGTATGTTTGAGCTATGATGGATTTGACCGTTCTTGTATGGCTAATCAG ggCTTTAACGATGAGGCTACTGACTGTGTCATGGACACTATATTCTCTCCATCCTTTCATGTTGCAAGAAATGTTGGAGGGGAAGTTTCAAGAGGAG ACTTCTGCTCGTTGTTTCAGCATGGGATCCAAGACATGGAGGAATGTGGAATTAAGAACACACAGATAGATTGCCCTG GCGGTGCCGGTCTGTCACCTGAAGTTTCGGCCATATATCTTTCCATGAAAAATTCCAACCTAGAATGTGTAGATGAGAATAATCAAGATCATATGTCGGTGGTTGTCTCACGAGATAATGAGGACGGTGAAGAATATGATGATTTCGACCCGTACTttttcatcaagaatctaccAGACTTGTCTTCGGTGGTCCCAACATTTAGGCCTATGCTACTTCCTAAACAGACAAGAAGCTGCCCATCAACCTCTCTTGTTCTGGACTTGGATG AGACATTGGTGCATTCTACACTGGAGCCATGTGATGATGCTGATTTCACATTCTCCGTTAATTTCAACTTAAAGGAGCACACAGTGTATGTGCGATGCCGTCCTCATCTCAGGGAATTTCTGGATAGAGTATCCGGACTTTTTGAGATTGTCATCTTTACTGCCAGTCAAAGCATTTATGCCGAGCAACTTCTTAATGTCCTGGATCCAAAGAGGAAAATCTTTCGACATCGTGTGTATCGTGACTCTTGTGTTTTTATTGATGGAAATTACCTCAAAGATCTATCTGTTCTTGGCCGTGACTTGGCACAAGTCATTATAATTGACAATTCTCCTCAG GCTTTTGGTTTCCAAGTGGAGAATGGAATACCGATCGAAAGCTGGTTTGACGACCGATCTGACTCTGAATTGCTATTGCTCCTACCCTTTTTGGAAAGCTTAATCGGAGTTGAAGATGTAAGGCCCCTGATCGCTAAGAAATATAATCTCCAAGAGAAAATAGCCGCAGCAGTTTGCCCTTCGGATTACAACATAGGCGACCCATTTGAAAGATGA